A part of Brassica rapa cultivar Chiifu-401-42 chromosome A05, CAAS_Brap_v3.01, whole genome shotgun sequence genomic DNA contains:
- the LOC103868391 gene encoding E3 ubiquitin-protein ligase SIRP1, producing MEEATNATSYWCHMCSQTVNAVMTEDEIKCPFCRSGFVEEMDEDRRATTTSIWAPILMEMMNNSATRNQSAESVENENGNGRDLDSQLQEILRRRGRRSSVSVVQLLRGVRALQPESSSNRDDDDNNHPSNERLIVISPHHQIIAVPRSLVTDSMPDGSSLSDYFIGPGFEALLQRLAENDPNRYGTPPARKEDVESLATVKIQEPSLQCSVCLDDFEVGVEAKQMPCKHNFHADCLLPWLELHSSCPVCRYQLPTDETKTTADSATNDNNGVGESSSASSSSSSQGTENSDANRHEGEGEEENDDGNRNAFSIPWPFSSLFSSSSSQDRNSSD from the coding sequence ATGGAAGAAGCTACTAATGCAACGAGTTATTGGTGCCACATGTGTTCCCAAACTGTGAATGCTGTGATGACGGAAGACGAGATCAAATGCCCCTTTTGTCGAAGCGGCTTTGTTGAAGAGATGGATGAGGACCGGAGAGCAACAACCACTTCTATCTGGGCTCCCATCTTGATGGAAATGATGAACAACTCTGCCACAAGGAACCAGAGTGCTGAGTCTGTTGAGAATGAAAACGGAAACGGTAGAGACTTGGATTCGCAGCTTCAAGAGATTCTTAGGAGAAGGGGAAGACGTTCTTCCGTTTCCGTTGTGCAATTGCTTCGTGGAGTAAGAGCACTCCAACCTGAGAGTAGTAGTAACAGAGATGATGATGACAACAACCATCCGTCAAATGAACGCTTGATCGTCATCAGTCCTCATCATCAGATTATCGCCGTCCCACGCTCTCTCGTTACGGATTCTATGCCTGATGGTTCTTCTCTAAGCGACTATTTCATCGGTCCTGGATTCGAAGCGCTGCTCCAGCGTTTAGCGGAGAATGATCCCAACAGATACGGAACACCTCCAGCTCGTAAAGAAGATGTCGAGTCTTTGGCCACTGTCAAAATCCAAGAGCCTAGTCTGCAGTGTTCTGtgtgtttggatgattttgagGTTGGGGTCGAGGCTAAACAGATGCCCTGCAAGCACAACTTCCATGCTGACTGCTTGCTCCCGTGGCTTGAGCTTCACAGTTCATGCCCTGTTTGTCGGTATCAGTTACCTACAGATGAGACCAAGACTACTGCTGACTCAGCAACAAATGACAACAATGGAGTTGGTGAGTCTTCTTCTGCTtcaagcagcagcagcagccagGGAACTGAGAACAGCGATGCAAACCGTCacgaaggagaaggagaagaggagAACGATGATGGTAATAGGAACGCATTCTCGATTCCATGGCCGTTTAGCAGCTTGTTCTCGTCGTCCTCGTCTCAAGACAGAAATTCATCGGATTGA